A DNA window from Rhipicephalus sanguineus isolate Rsan-2018 chromosome 8, BIME_Rsan_1.4, whole genome shotgun sequence contains the following coding sequences:
- the LOC119403238 gene encoding histone-lysine N-methyltransferase PRDM9-like — protein sequence MAQGKLAPKAGVQGQENSGLAKRAPHEKTWVAPVRDHAVLTEKKEFANDSTIESQIADASNPDGTHRPRRAQKRVNYTECDSNEEESTNKPSSFSENSSSEFRYPRQQRKEVNYMECEEGPDDDYLFCDDCNMDYPGDCPVHGPLIQVKDTPVPLGDPQRANKTVPDGLCVHRSTIKGAQYGVFTLKRLSKRLCFGPYEGIRVGSSGANGYTWQIRHGGNVCLVDGQPLDRSNWMRYVNCAPQQSQQNLVAFVRQGAVYYRTNRVINAGEELLVWYGDAFAKQLGLIGNSAVARAQNKQGAKDVVCIFPEHTKWDNLCSYVLLF from the exons ATGGCACAA GGCAAACTGGCACCCAAAGCTGGAGTCCAGGGCCAAGAGAACTCTGGTCTGGCAAAACGTGCTCCACACGAGAAGACATGGGTGGCTCCTGTCAGAGACCACGCTGTCCTCACAGAGAAGAAGGAATTCGCCAATGACAGCACTATTGAGAGCCAGA TTGCTGATGCAAGCAACCCTGATGGCACTCACCGCCCCAGACGTGCTCAGAAGAGGGTGAACTATACCGAGTGCGACAGCAATGAGGAAGAGTCGACGAACAAGCCGTCCT CTTTCTCAGAGAACTCTTCCAGTGAATTCCGCTACCCCAGGCAACAACGAAAAGAGGTGAACTACATGGAATGCGAAGAAGGACCGGACGACGATTACCTCT TTTGCGATGACTGCAACATGGACTACCCTGGAGACTGTCCCGTGCATGGGCCCCTTATACAAGTCAAGGACACTCCA GTTCCCTTGGGTGACCCCCAGCGTGCCAACAAGACGGTGCCCGATGGCTTGTGTGTTCACCGGTCAACCATTAAGGGAGCCCAGTACGGTGTGTTCACCCTAAAGCGACTGTCCAAGAGGCTCTGCTTTGGACCGTATGAGGGCATCAGGGTGGGCAGCAGCGGTGCCAATGGATACACCTGGCAG ATTCGCCATGGTGGCAATGTGTGCCTGGTGGATGGCCAGCCTCTGGATCGCTCCAACTGGATGCGGTACGTGAACTGTGCACCCCAGCAAAGCCAGCAGAACCTCGTGGCGTTTGTGCGCCAGGGAGCTGTCTACTATCGCACGAACCGGGTGATAAACGCCGGAGAGGAGCTGCTCGTGTGGTACGGGGATGCATTCGCCAAACAGCTCGGTCTGATTGGAAACTCGGCTGTTGCCAGGGCACAGAATAAGCAAGGTGCGAAAGATGTTGTTTGCATCTTTCCTGAACACACTAAATGGGATAACTTATGTTCTTATGTTCTTCTGTTTTAA
- the LOC119403240 gene encoding gastrula zinc finger protein XlCGF49.1-like, with protein MFSVKKLLDYHRRCKHHQRPQGRHRCTHCPYSSNKKHHVTEHERIHTGERPFVCHVCRKGFMVQSNLNSHLLVYTAERPYECPDCGQRFTQSSHMAQHQRALHSGNSARPYVCAQCGKGSTQSSSLTMHLLIRTGAKPPACSVCGTKFTLRGNAKKHEIVVHGRQYPLHCPHCGKGFRDVSQMRKHMLARHCDDNVENTEDWSEKQP; from the exons ATGTTCTCCGTGAAAAAACTGCTGGACTACCACCGGCGATGCAAGCACCACCAAAGGCCCCAGGGAAGGCACAGATGCACCCACTGTCCCTATTCCAGCAACAAGAA GCACCACGTGACTGAACACGAGAGGATCCACACCGGCGAGAGGCCATTCGTCTGCCACGTCTGCCGCAAGGGCTTCATGGTTCAATCGAATCTCAACAGCCACCTGCTTGTCTACACGGCGGAGAGACCGTACGAGTGTCCAGACTGCGGACAGCGGTTCACCCAGTCGTCCCACATGGCGCAACACCAAAGAGCATTGCACTCTGGCAACAGCGCTCGACCCTACGTGTGTGCCCAATGTGGAAAGGGATCCACGCAGAGTTCTAGTCTCACCATGCACCTGCTAATCCGTACGGGTGCGAAGCCTCCTGCCTGCTCCGTCTGCGGAACGAAATTCACACTGCGCGGTAACGCCAAGAAGCACGAGATCGTCGTGCACGGTCGCCAGTACCCGCTTCACTGCCCGCACTGCGGCAAGGGGTTTAGGGACGTGAGCCAAATGAGAAAGCATATGCTTGCTCGTCACTGTGACGACAACGTAGAAAACACTGAAGATTGGAGCGAAAAACAGCCATGA
- the LOC119402746 gene encoding uncharacterized protein LOC119402746, with the protein MDVRRPKQGETDEELIRLQEEFLKSGERPSVQLFEPNGRIRKRRRTRSLNRTKPLLFVIERRRYLRQMPAINHLRWCTCNWTLCCAMSLNAMLTRMSSGLPQRCAISRTYESFGHCVARSQESFCIEVQEDEHSRAQARCSGTVTSTSLPGSALSKDDYEAVHAENLGRLASMSHEEKMKAQQELLSRLGTPLLCLSTTLQCALFMNQVVFHI; encoded by the exons ATGGATGTTCGTCGTCCCAAACAGGGCGAGACTGACGAGGAACTCATTCGCTTGCAAGAAGAGTTTCTGAAAAGCGGCGAGAGACCATCGGTCCAATTGTTCGAGCCGAACGGAAGAATCCGGAAGCGAAGACGCACTCGGTCGCTGAACCGAACGAAACCACTGCTGTTTGTGATCGAAAGGCGCCGATACCTGCGTCAAATGCCAGCGATAAATCACCTGAGGTGGTGCACGTGCAACTGGACtctgtgctgtgcgatgtcatt GAACGCAATGTTGACAAGGATGTCATCAGGCCTCCCACAACGGTGTGCCATTTCCAGAACCTATGAGAGTTTCG GGCACTGTGTCGCAAGGTCGCAAGAGTCTTTCTGCATCGAGGTTCAAGAAGATGAACACAGCAGGGCACAAGCGCGATGCTCTGGAACTGTCACTTCAACGTCACTGCCTGGCTCGGCCCTGTCGAAGGATGATTACGAAGCCGTGCACGCTGAAAACCTCGGACGATTGGCTTCCATGTCGCACGAGGAAAAAATGAAAGCACAGCAGGAGCTCCTTTCTCGGCTGGGTACACCTCTTCTTTGTTTGTCCACAACGTTACAGTGTGCACTTTTTATGAACCAGGTGGTTTTCCACATATAA